The genomic DNA AAATTAGCACCTACTCCAACTGGTGAAATTGTAAATAGCTTTTTAGTTGACCATTTCCCTGGAATTGTAGATTTAGGGTTTACAGCAAAGGTTGAGGAAGAGTTTGATGATATTGCTGATGGAAAAATTGCTTGGCAACAAGTAATGAATGAGTTCTATGGTGGCTTTAAAAAGACTATTGATGAAAAAGAAGAGAGTGTAAATAAAGAAGATTATCTACAAATTAGAGAAATAGGAACTGACCCAGAGTCTGGAAAACCCATTAGTGCAAGAGTTGGAAGATATGGTCCCTTTGTTCAAATTGGAACAAAAGATGATGAAGAGAAACCAAAGTTTGTTGCTATTCCTGATCACTTAAATATGGATACAATTACGCTTGAAGAAGCACTATTTTTATTTACTCTTCCAAGGGTTGTTGGACAAACAGACGAGGGTGAAGATATTAAAGCAAATATTGGAAGATTTGGTCCATATTTACAAGTTAAGTCGACATATTACTCACTAAAAGAAGATGACCCATATACTATTGAAGAAGCAAGAGCTAAAGAGGTTATAAAAGAGATTTCAGAAGCAAAAGCAAAAGCTTTAATCAAAGATTTCCCAGAAGAGAAAGTTCAAGTTTTAATTGGAAGATATGGTCCTTATATAAAACAAGGAAGAAAGAACTTTAAAATTCCAAAAGGTGTTGAAGCTGAAGATTTAACTTTAGAGCAAGTATTAGAGATAATAGAAAAAGACCCCAAATCTAAAACAGGTGCAAAAAAGACAACAGCTAAAAAAGCACCAGCAAAGAAAACAACAACTAGAAAAAAAAGTACAACTACAAAAACAACAGCTAAGAAAACTACGGCCGCTAAAAAAACAACTAAATAGATGAAAATAGGTATATTATCGGATAGTCACCATAAAAGTGACTATACCCAAGAAGTGATAGAGCACCTAAAAGAAAAAGGGTGTGAATATCTTGTTCATGCAGGAGACTTATGTATTGAAGAAAACTTGAAGCATCTTCAAGATTCAAACCTTAAATATATATCAGTTTTTGGAAATAATGATTCCTCTTTATTGTCATATGCTAATAAATATAATATAAAACAAGAGCCATATCTTTTTAAAATAAAAGATATAAAGTTCAAGCTGATGCATTTGCCTTTTTATTTAAATGCAGGTGATAGTGATGTGGTAATTTTTGGACATACACATATTTTTGAGTGCCAATATACAAATGGAACTCTTTTCCTAAATCCAGGGGAAGTCTGTGCTAGAGAGAAACCCTTGATAGAGTGTGTGATGTTAGAAATTAATGAAAATGAGTATATAATCAAGTATTACTCAAGAAATATAAATGAAAATAGTTTTTTAGAAAAAGAGATAAAATATGAGCGTAACTAATAAATCAAAAGAGATTTTTTTATGTGCCATTTGTAATATAGAAAGTGGTACATGTAATGAAGATTGTAAGTTTTGTACACAAAGTGTAAAGTATAAAGCTGATATTCAAAGATATAAGAAAAAAGCCATTGAACAAATTGTTGAAGAAGCAAAAAGAGCAAGAGCAAATGGAGCAAATGGTTTTTGTCTTGTAACAGCAGGAAAAGGTTTAAACGACAAAAGATTAGCTTTTGTTTGTGAGGCAGCACGTGCCGTTAAAAAAGAGGATTTAGGACTAATTTTAATTGCATGTAATGGTACAGCTTCAGTTGAGCAACTACAGACTTTAAAAGAAGCTGGTGTTGATGCATATAACCATAATCTTGAAACAGCAAGAGACTTTTAC from Arcobacter sp. F155 includes the following:
- a CDS encoding metallophosphoesterase — encoded protein: MKIGILSDSHHKSDYTQEVIEHLKEKGCEYLVHAGDLCIEENLKHLQDSNLKYISVFGNNDSSLLSYANKYNIKQEPYLFKIKDIKFKLMHLPFYLNAGDSDVVIFGHTHIFECQYTNGTLFLNPGEVCAREKPLIECVMLEINENEYIIKYYSRNINENSFLEKEIKYERN